The following proteins come from a genomic window of Aspergillus oryzae RIB40 DNA, chromosome 4:
- the rps23 gene encoding 40S ribosomal protein uS12 (40S ribosomal protein S23): protein MGKGQPRGLNAARKLANTRRENRWADLHYKKRLLGTAYKSSPFGGASHAKGIVLEKVGVEAKQPNSAIRKCVKVQLIKNGKKVAAFVPNDGCLNFIDENDEVLLAGFGRKGKAKGDIPGVRFKVVKVSGVSLLALWKEKKEKPRS from the exons ATGGGTAAGGGACAGCCTCGTGGTCTTAACGCCGCGCGCAAGCTCGCGAACACCCGCCGTGAGAACCGTTGGGCCGATCTTCACTACAAGAAGCGTCTGCTCGGTACCGCCTACAAGTCCTCTCCCTTCGGTGGTGCTTCCCACGCCAAGGGTATCGTCCTCGAGAAGGTCGGTGTTGAGGCTAAGCAGCCCAACTCCGCTATTCGCAAGTGTGTCAAGGTCCAGTTGATCAAGAACGGCAAGAAGGTCGCTGCTTTCG TCCCCAACGACGGTTGCCTTAACTTCATCGACGAGAACGACGAGGTTCTCCTTGCCGGTTTCGGTCGTAAGGGTAAGGCCAAGGGTGATATTCCCGGTGTCCGTTTCAAGGTCGTCAAGGTCTCCGGTGTCTCCCTGCTCGCCCtctggaaggagaagaaggagaagcccCGTTCTTAG
- a CDS encoding tRNA(Thr) (cytosine(32)-N(3))-methyltransferase (predicted methyltransferase): protein MARENAHSYDDIIKVTQEVQPPMIAPHRSHDPSNNLKRSDPFQFGSRYLEQGDDVFEFNAWDHVEPDDEFLAFAEVQYAKQRESPASDFDKFRFNADPAKWWNLFYKNNTANFFKDRKWLQQEFPILEEVTRADAGKKVVLEVGAGAGNTAFPLLRNNANEELMVHACDFSKYAVKVIRESEHYDPKHITADVWDVATEPDENNDSLPPGLTEGSVDVVVLIFIFSALNPNQWEKALRNIYRVLKPGGKVLFRDYGRGDLAQVRFKKGRYLDENFYIRGDGTRVFFFDRDELEEMWGRWTPEKGLPAKSEGEKPVLGKNDGVFEIHALAYDRRLVVNRQKKLKMYRCWIQGHFEKREKAVAENGEKSES from the coding sequence ATGGCTCGAGAAAACGCTCACTCCTATGATGACATTATAAAAGTCACCCAAGAGGTTCAACCTCCTATGATTGCCCCGCATCGTTCGCACGATCCCTCCAACAATCTCAAACGCAGTGATCCCTTTCAATTCGGCTCTCGCTACTTGGAACAAGGCGACGACGTCTTCGAGTTCAATGCCTGGGATCATGTCGAACCGGACGACGAATTCTTAGCCTTCGCGGAAGTCCAATACGCCAAACAGCGCGAGTCGCCCGCATCGGACTTCGACAAGTTCCGTTTCAACGCAGACCCCGCCAAATGGTGGAACCTGTTTTACAAGAATAATACGGCCAATTTCTTCAAGGATCGCAAATGGCTGCAGCAGGAATTTCCCATCTTAGAAGAGGTCACCCGCGCCGATGCAGGAAAGAAGGTTGTTCTGGAGGTGGGCGCAGGCGCAGGAAACACGGCATTCCCGTTGCTCAGAAACAATGCGAACGAAGAACTTATGGTCCATGCGTGCGACTTTTCGAAATACGCCGTCAAGGTTATACGGGAGAGCGAGCACTACGACCCAAAGCACATCACTGCCGACGTTTGGGACGTCGCTACCGAACCCGATGAGAACAATGACTCCCTTCCTCCAGGACTGACGGAGGGATCAGTGGACGTTGTGGTATtgatcttcattttctccgcTCTCAACCCCAACCAGTGGGAAAAAGCCCTTCGCAATATCTATCGGGTCCTCAAGCCCGGCGGCAAGGTCTTGTTCCGTGACTACGGGCGGGGAGACTTGGCTCAGGTTCGATTCAAGAAGGGTCGGTATTTGGATGAGAACTTCTACATCCGTGGAGACGGCACTCgtgtgttcttctttgatagAGATGAGTTGGAAGAAATGTGGGGTCGGTGGACCCCCGAGAAGGGTCTCCCGGCGAAGTCAGAAGGTGAAAAGCCCGTTCTCGGCAAGAATGACGGTGTCTTTGAAATACACGCCTTGGCATATGACCGGCGTTTGGTGGTCAATCGCCAGAAGAAACTGAAGATGTACCGTTGCTGGATCCAGGGCCACTTCGAAAAGCGTGAGAAGGCTGTTGCGGAGAACGGTGAAAAGAGCGAGTCGTGA
- a CDS encoding NudC domain-containing protein (nuclear distribution protein NUDC), with the protein MSSAEAERDPNPAELADREREEKERKAKEDAEQAKLPYKWTQTIKDVDVTIPVPGNLRGKDLDVVLTKTKIKVAVKGQEPIIEGDLPHPVILDECSWTLETTSQPPGKEVAVHLDKVNKVEWWPHVVTSAPKIDVSKITPESSKLSDLDGETRAMVEKMMYDQRQKEIGGVSSDEQRKMDLLKKFQAEHPEMDFSNAQIG; encoded by the exons ATGTCTTCTGCTGAGGCTGAGCGCGATCCGAACCCCGCCGAACTGGCCGACCGCGAGCGtgaggaaaaggagcgcaaggccaaggaagacGCCGAGCAAGCGAAGCTGCCATACAAGTGGACGCAGACAATCAAAGACGTGGACGTGACGATTCCTGTGCCGGGAAATCTTAGAGGAAAGGATCTGGATGTGGTTTTGACTAAGACTAAGATCAAGGTGGCGGTTAAGGGGCAGGAGCCTATTATCGAG GGAGATCTTCCTCACCCGGTTATACTTGACGAGTGCTCATGGACGCTGGAGACGACATCGCAACCGCCCGGAAAGGAGGTGGCCGTTCATCTGGACAAGGTGAATAAGGTCGAGTGGTGGCCACATGTGGTGACTTCTGCGCCCAAGATCGATGTCAGTAAGATTACGCCCGAGTCATCGAAGTTGAGTGATCTGGACGGTGAGACCAGGGCTATGGTTGAGAAGATGATGTACGATCAGCGCCAGAAGGAAATTGGTGGCGTGAGCAGCGATGAGCAGCGCAAGATGGATCTTctgaagaagttccaggCGGAACATCCGG AAATGGACTTCTCCAATGCGCAGATCGGCTAG
- a CDS encoding uncharacterized protein (synaptic vesicle transporter SVOP and related transporters (major facilitator superfamily)) yields the protein MTAEPKEIPQGPAVEAGRDQKYLAIVDDEAEAKLNGLREAHGATWDSPNDPHNPYNWSLTRKVSIAIVVSCGQLATLMSTSMMAAALNQIAEDVGLSISVTQICFSIFLLGLAFGPFLVAALSEIYGRKFVWLVSNVWYILWNSLCPVGNNPGLMMAGRFLAGCGASAGVTLTAPMMADLFHAKDRGKSLALATLIPYLGPALGPIMGGLASQHIHWHWLFWILSSFEALVTVLGAIILKESYTPTLLRRKARAQNPNLYPKNSPLTQQFYIDLFTQLRKNIYRPLRLLLTRPIIQFLAIVYGLDFGIYVLMLSTYANLWIDRYHESETISSLNYLAIAIGTTIGAQAGGHLMDYIFRRMRDRPGAIVTPEFRIPYMIPSVLLIPIGLVWYGWSAENRISWVVVDIGAAIFTAGCFMVGQGMLAYLLDEFAHAASANAATRMLSNILGFAFPIFAPSLYDRLGFGWGNTLLALLYLGLGVPIPFVLWFWGPKIRAIGKEV from the exons ATGACGGCTGAACCTAAAGAGATTCCGCAGGGGCCTGCTGTGGAGGCAGGCCGAGACCAAAAATATTTGGCTATTGTCGACGACGAAGCCGAGGCGAAGCTAAATGGACTCAGAGAAGCACATGGT GCCACCTGGGATAGCCCAAATGATCCTCACAACCCGTACAACTGGTCACTGACCCGCAAAGTCTCCATTGCCATCGTCGTATCCTGCGGTCAACTGGCTACTCTCATGTCGACCAGTATGATGGCTGCGGCATTGAACCAGATTGCAGAGGATGTGGGCTTGAGCATTTCCGTAACGCAGATCTGCTTctcaatctttcttcttggcctgGCTTTTGGGCCCTTTCTCGTCGCTGCCTTGTCCGAGATATATGGCCGGAAGTTCGTCTGGTTGGTTTCGAATGTCTGGTACATCCTTTGGAACTCACTCTGTCCAGTTGGGAACAACCCAGGACTGATGATGGCCGGGCGGTTCCTTGCAGGCTGTGGAGCGAGCGCCGGTGTCACG CTAACAGCACCTATGATGGCGGACCTGTTCCATGCCAAAGACCGTGGAAAGTCCCTTGCGCTGGCCACCCTCATCCCCTATCTGGGACCAGCATTAGGGCCAATAATGGGTGGTCTAGCCTCACAACACATCCACTGGCACTGGCTCTTCTGGATCCTATCGTCATTCGAGGCACTCGTCACCGTCCTCGGCGCAATCATCCTGAAAGAATCATACACACCAACGCTGCTCCGCCGTAAGGCAAGAGCACAAAACCCGAACCTCTACCCCAAGAACAGCCCCCTAACGCAGCAATTCTACATCGACCTCTTCACGCAACTCCGAAAGAACATCTACCGtcccctccgcctcctcctaACCCGCCCCATCATCCAGTTCCTAGCCATCGTCTACGGCCTCGACTTCGGCATCTACGTCCTCATGCTCTCCACCTACGCCAACCTCTGGATCGACCGCTACCACGAATCCGAAACAATCTCCAGCCTAAACTAcctcgccatcgccatcggcACCACAATCGGCGCCCAAGCCGGCGGCCACCTCATGGACTACATCTTCCGCCGCATGCGCGATCGCCCCGGCGCAATCGTCACCCCCGAATTCCGCATCCCCTACATGATCCCTAGCGTCCTGCTCATCCCCATCGGCCTCGTCTGGTACGGCTGGTCCGCCGAGAACCGCATCTCGTGGGTCGTCGTCGATATCGGTGCCGCCATTTTCACCGCCGGCTGCTTCATGGTCGGTCAGGGCATGCTGGCCTATCTGCTGGATGAGTTCGCGCATGCGGCGTCGGCTAACGCGGCTACGAGGATGTTGTCGAATATCCTCGGATTTGCGTTCCCGATCTTTGCGCCGAGCTTGTATGATCGCTTGGGGTTTGGGTGGGGGAATACTTTACTTGCTTTGCTTTATTTGGGGTTGGGTGTGCCGATTCCTTTTgtgctttggttttggggcCCGAAGATTAGGGCTATCGGGAAGGAGGTTTAG
- a CDS encoding uncharacterized protein (predicted protein) produces MRDPPVSSSDYASNSTYFQDEKDRLAFETTSNRNHNPEDLTSEVSSAISFPSSYGNTSTATRDTPPPPYSSRGVSPAPSRSMSISSSGYPLPPQQVAMMQIAQPRPVFQRADNLVRNVLSRRSFDEQHEPGRLRRFSWESQ; encoded by the coding sequence ATGCGGGATCCACCAGTCTCATCCTCTGACTACGCCAGCAACTCTACATACTTCCAAGATGAGAAGGACCGTCTCGCCTTTGAGACGACCTCTAACCGGAATCACAATCCCGAAGACCTGACTTCGGAGGTCTCGTCCGCTATCTCTTTCCCTAGTAGTTACGGGAATACCTCTACGGCAACGAGGGACactccgccgccgccgtaTTCGTCTCGCGGCGTCTCTCCTGCGCCGTCGAGGTCTATGTCGATATCCTCGTCTGGGTATCCGCTGCCACCACAGCAGGTAGCTATGATGCAAATTGCGCAGCCGCGACCTGTATTCCAAAGAGCGGACAATTTGGTCCGGAATGTCTTGTCGCGACGAAGTTTCGATGAACAGCATGAGCCTGGGAGGCTGCGGAGGTTCTCTTGGGAGAGCCAATAG
- a CDS encoding translation initiation factor eIF2B subunit beta (translation initiation factor 2B, beta subunit (eIF-2Bbeta/GCD7)), with translation MPSTSMALTPGLASFLRSLKTNPIDTSIDNLISLLKRRQIRHSRSCATATAYLLLRVISACRTSDAAKLIERVQSVGRRLVAAQPKEMVVGNIVRRVLGLIRDEAEDDREADFNLSEASESQPQTPRALDGSDRGSSRPPLSQPAPISMFSLLSHPEPETSLPGTPASASPSGRLLGHVQSKDVRAEVLEGVNEIIDELGQVDDQIAAYALDHIHSNEIILTHTSSTTVQKFLLKAAAKRKFTVIHAESYPNNHEATHATVSGNSTGDEEILSTESFQKPLIALGITVILIPDSAVFALMSRVNKVILGTHSVLANGGLVASAGTRVIARAAKVHQTPVVVVSGVYKLSPVYPFDFDSLIEYGDSSNVIGYEDGDLVDQIDVQNPLYDYVPAELIDLYITNLGGHAPSYLYRIVSDHYRKEDISF, from the exons ATGCCATCCACATCTATGGCTTTGACGCCAGGGTTGGCGTCCTTTCTCCGGTCGTTGAAGACCAATCCGATTGACACATCTATCGATAATCTGATCTC ACTCCTCAAGCGAAGACAGATTCGTCACTCCCGATCATGCGCTACCGCAACCGCTTaccttctccttcgtgtCATCTCGGCCTGTCGGACATCAGATGCAGCTAAGCTTATTGAGCGGGTCCAGAGTGTGGGAAGGCGGCTGGTGGCTGCGCAACCCAAGGAGATGGTAGTCGGTAACATTGTCAGGCGCGTGCTGGGCCTGATTCGGGATGAGGCCGAAGATGACAGGGAAGCCGACTTCAACCTGAGTGAAGCATCTGAGAGCCAGCCTCAAACACCCCGTGCCTTGGATG GCTCGGACCGAGGGTCTTCCCGACCACCTTTGTCGCAGCCCGCACCGATCTCCATGTTCAGTCTACTTTCACACCCGGAGCCCGAAACGTCGCTTCCCGGCACCCCTGCAtcagcttctccatccgGAAGACTGCTGGGACACGTACAAAGCAAGGACGTTCGTGCTGAGGTTCTCGAAGGTGTCAATGAGATTATCGATGAATTGGGCCAAGTAGATGACCAGATTGCGGCCTATGCCCTCGACCATATCCACTCCAACgagatcatcctcacccaTACCTCGTCCACTACCGTCCAGAAGTTCTTGCTGAAAGCTGCCGCCAAGCGGAAGTTCACCGTGATTCACGCCGAATCCTATCCCAACAACCACGAAGCTACACATGCCACTGTCAGCGGCAACAGTACtggcgatgaagagatcCTGAGCACTGAATCTTTCCAAAAGCCTCTGATCGCTCTGGGCATCACAGTCATCCTGATCCCGGATTCTGCTGTCTTTGCGCTCATGTCCCGAGTCAACAAGGTCATCTTGGGCACACATTCCGTTCTTGCCAATGGTGGGCTGGTTGCCTCCGCAGGGACCCGGGTTATTGCTCGCGCAGCAAAGGTGCACCAGACCCCTGTCGTGGTCGTGAGCGGCGTATACAAACTTAGCCCTGTGTATCCGTTCGATTTCGACTCGCTAATCGAATATGGCGACTCCAGCAACGTTATCGGCTACGAGGATGGCGACTTGGTGGATCAGATCGACGTTCAAAACCCTCTGTACGACTACGTCCCGGCAGAGTTGATCGACCTCTATATCACCAATTT AGGAGGCCACGCACCGTCTTATCTTTACCGTATTGTGTCCGACCACTATCGCAAGGAGGACATCAGCTTTTAA
- a CDS encoding mitochondrial 54S ribosomal protein bL17m (mitochondrial/chloroplast ribosomal protein L17): MAGGAAKYRHLSRKSSHRQALLRNLVTSLFKHESITTTWPKAKEAQRLAEKLITLGKKNTEASRRQALSTFYTPHDLLPKLFGPLRERYAERPGGYTRVLRVEPKKDDQAPSAILELVDGPKDMRFAMTARTVARQRSQGLDTLNELTRLNVQKVTRFRKDGIDDLEREIKKLELDGRKEEKAQKAQEKKESKQ; this comes from the exons ATGGCCGGTGGTGCAGCCAAGTATCGCCATCTTAGCCGCAAGTCATCGCATAGACAGGCCCTTCTTCGCAACTTGGTCACTTCTCTCTTCAAACATGAGTCGATCACAACAACATggcccaaggccaaggaggcGCAACGGTTGGCTGAGAAGTTGATCACACTgggcaagaagaacacaGAAGCGAGTCGGAGACAAGCTTTGTCGACTTTCTAT ACTCCTCATGATCTCCTCCCGAAGCTCTTCGGACCCCTTCGTGAACGCTACGCCGAGCGTCCCGGTGGTTACACCCGGGTACTACGTGTCGAGCCTAAGAAAGACGATCAAGCACCTAGCGCCATCCTGGAACTTGTTGACGGACCCAAGGATATGCGATTCGCGATGACGGCACGCACCGTCGCCAGGCAACGGTCCCAGGGTCTGGACACTCTCAATGAACTGACACGGTTGAACGTACAGAAGGTAACGCGATTCCGAAAAGACGGCATTGACGACTTGGAGCGGGAGATTAAGAAGTTAGAGCTTGACGGccggaaggaagagaaggcccAGAAAGCtcaggagaaaaaagaatcGAAGCAATAG
- a CDS encoding sterol methyltransferase (SAM-dependent methyltransferases): MTVALQEDPDLALTKDMHGKSAEEKNAFFAMLKKNNAAHREITNEYVRRWRTEKGIDGTTDEARKERTTEYMGVVNNYYDLVTDFYEEAWAQSFHFCRFTVGESFLQALARHEHYLAYKLGIKRGMEVLDVGCGVGGPAREIARFTGCQVVGVNNNGYQIARATRHTQKAGLEEQVSFCKGDFMHLDFPDNKFDAVYVIEATVHAPSLQKVYEQIFRVLKPGGRFGVYEWVMTDRFDESNPKHRAIRLGIERGNGIVNMCTQNEAAEAIQAAGFVLEHEEDLAARPDPIPWYYPIAGELRHARSLWDLLTVLRMTKLGRGAMGYLLWTLENLRLAPSGTAETATELASGADSLVEGGRLGLFTPMYFMIGRKPEI, encoded by the exons ATGACCGTCGCCTTACAAGAAGACCCCGACCTTGCCTTGACCAAGGACATGCACGGAAAGTcggcagaagagaagaatgccTTCTTCGCCATGCTCAAAAAGAACAACGCGGCCCATCGCGAGATCACAAACGAATATGTGCGGCGGTGGAGGACTGAAAAGGGCATTGACGGCACGACCGACGAGGCCAGAAAGGAGAGAACAACTGAGTACATGGGTGTGGTCAATAA CTACTACGACCTTGTGACAGACTTTTATGAAGAAGCGTGGGCACAGTCGTTCCATTTCTGTCGGTTCACTGTCGGTGAATCGTTCCTCCAGGCTTTGGCGCGCCACGAGCATTACCTTGCATATAAATTAGGCATTAAGCGGGGAATGGAGGTTTTGGAtgttggttgtggtgttgGGGGTCCAGCGAGAGAGATTGCTCGATTTACTGGGTGCCAGGTGGTTGGAGTCAATAATAATGGATATCAGATCGCACGTGCAACACGGCATACGCAGAAGGCGGGTCTGGAGGAGCAGGTCTCCTTCTGTAAGGGTGATTTCATG CATCTTGATTTCCCAGATAATAAATTCGATGCAGTCTATGTCATCGAAGCCACAGTCCATGCCCCAAGCCTTCAAAAAGTATATGAGCAGATCTTCCGCGTCCTTAAACCAGGCGGTCGCTTTGGTGTATATGAGTGGGTCATGACGGATCGTTTCGATGAGTCCAATCCCAAGCATCGTGCTATTCGACTCGGGATTGAGCGCGGCAATGGCATTGTCAACATGTGCACTCAAAACGAGGCTGCCGAAGCGATTCAAGCTGCTGGTTTCGTTCTCgaacatgaagaagacctAGCAGCACGACCAGATCCTATACCATGGTACTACCCTATTGCAGGGGAGCTGCGGCACGCACGAAGTCTCTGGGATCTACTCACTGTTCTGCGCATGACCAAACTCGGACGAGGAGCGATGGGTTACCTGCTGTGGACACTGGAAAATTTGCGGTTGGCCCCATCTGGAACTGCTGAAACAGCCACAGAGCTCGCCAGTGGTGCTGATAGTCTTGTCGAAGGGGGTAGACTTGGCCTTTTCACTCCTATGTATTTCATGATCGGGCGGAAACCGGAGATCTAG
- a CDS encoding DUF5315 domain-containing protein (predicted protein): MDAAPKLENLRKIPSARLPPPVLFQGPPTSHNGSNISLTPPVPSVSPGGGVQRPALQRNRSSRQQGGLETPGSLSPFLSRTQSKGELDRSDAIWQEMQNALSEVELSAVASEHVFGEKHSEALEDLRTKQLRLAQAWARSEADEVVDPKNAATKSQSRPRASSPATSHTGEQTATDDASQRNLDEETEKDILLARERREANDRYFDRVNNGVLDVVAKLEEVAQAMRAVERESRDIWSDNESITTETASTANTG, translated from the coding sequence ATGGATGCGGCTCCAAAATTAGAGAATCTGAGGAAAATTCCCTCTGCGCGTCTCCCTCCCcctgttctttttcaaggTCCACCCACTTCCCATAATGGATCTAACATATCTCTCACACCTCCGGTGCCCTCGGTTTCTCCCGGTGGAGGGGTTCAGCGTCCTGCGCTGCAGCGGAATCGTTCCTCGCGCCAGCAAGGCGGCCTTGAGACCCCAGgctctctctccccctttcTATCTCGTACACAATCAAAAGGCGAACTTGATCGCTCGGACGCCATCTGGCAAGAAATGCAGAATGCCTTGTCAGAGGTCGAGCTGAGTGCGGTAGCTAGTGAACATGTCTTTGGCGAAAAGCACTCTGAGGCCCTTGAAGACCTGCGAACAAAGCAGCTGAGGCTTGCCCAGGCCTGGGCTCGAAGCGAAGCTGATGAGGTAGTTGATCCGAAGAATGCAGCTACCAAGAGTCAATCAAGACCAAGAGCATCCTCTCCTGCCACTAGTCACACGGGAGAACAAACCGCAACGGATGATGCCTCCCAGAGGAATCTAGAtgaggaaacagaaaaggacATTCTTCTGGCACGCGAGAGGCGTGAAGCGAATGATCGCTATTTCGATAGGGTCAACAACGGCGTATTGGATGTGGTAGCTAAGCTTGAGGAGGTTGCTCAAGCTATGCGCGcagtggagagggagagcAGAGACATATGGAGTGATAATGAAAGCATAACCACGGAGACCGCATCGACGGCTAACACTGGGTGA
- a CDS encoding uncharacterized protein (predicted protein) yields the protein MHAIIGAATSHLRRIYPEDNTYTMVEAYHWQKAIKQYSEEISTAVGPHNMDPLYSACLLMTIHSFSLEEYNPRSSFVFSDDPESLNWLMLQSGLRYLLQLTVPWMTQSMWWDVFKRSREGNPLYDDHRPGRVDLHPELADICGIDDSTTEETNPYHWPLRMLTPLLSLERSLKTFTHYTNYMGRLLPDYYDQLLKKDPPALIILSWWLALIVNLDVWWMETRAKSECVAICMYLEESDDPRILSLLEFPAQACGYLLKHVQERIERQYDLVVL from the coding sequence ATGCAcgccatcatcggcgcaGCAACATCCCATCTCCGTCGCATCTACCCAGAAGACAACACATACACAATGGTCGAGGCATACCACTGGCAAAAAGCCATCAAGCAGTACTCCGAGGAGATATCCACCGCCGTCGGCCCACACAACATGGACCCCCTCTACTCCGCCTGTCTCCTAATGACCATCCACTCATTCAGCCTGGAAGAATACAACCCCCGCAgctccttcgtcttctccgacGACCCCGAATCCCTCAACTGGCTGATGCTCCAAAGCGGTCTGCGCTATCTCCTCCAGCTAACAGTCCCCTGGATGACCCAAAGCATGTGGTGGGACGTCTTCAAGCGATCTCGCGAAGGCAACCCCCTCTACGACGACCATCGTCCCGGCCGTGTCGATTTACACCCGGAACTCGCCGACATCTGCGGCATAGACGATAGCACGACCGAGGAAACAAATCCCTACCACTGGCCTCTGCGAATGCTAACCCCATTGCTCTCCCTCGAACGAAGTCTGAAGACCTTCACCCACTATACGAATTACATGGGCCGGCTACTACCGGACTACTACGACCAGTTATTGAAGAAGGACCCGCCTGCGCTGATTATCCTCAGCTGGTGGCTGGCCCTTATTGTAAATCTCGATGTCTGGTGGATGGAAACGCGAGCCAAGTCCGAGTGCGTAGCGATCTGCATGTACCTGGAGGAGAGCGACGATCCGCGCATTCTTAGCTTGCTGGAGTTTCCGGCGCAGGCTTGTGGGTATTTACTTAAGCATGTACAGGAGCGGATAGAGAGGCAATAtgatttggtggtgttgtaA